In Geminocystis sp. NIES-3709, a single genomic region encodes these proteins:
- a CDS encoding nitrate ABC transporter ATP-binding protein (This model describes the ATP binding subunits of ATP-binding cassette (ABC) transporters for nitrate transport, or for bicarbonate transport, in bacteria and archaea.), whose product MSVFVAVDNIEKVFPLTGGGEYLALKGINLEIKKGEFISLIGHSGCGKSTLLNMIAGLDLPSEGIVTLEGQKIQKPGPERMVIFQSYCLLPWLTVRQNIALAVDQVMATFSQSERDEIIEEHIDLVGLRHAVDKLPNQLSGGMRQRVAIARALSIRPKLLLLDEPFGALDALTRGNLQEQLMQICDRYQITGIMVTHDVDEAVLLSDKIVMLTNGPGSKIGGILEVDIPRPRQRMEVVNHPSYYSLRSEIIYFLNQQKRIKKIRAQKQGVISRHGLEKVNLEIGFVPLTACAPLAIAKEKGFFVKHGLDEVNLVRETSWRGIVDGIAGGYLDAAQMPAGMPTWLTVGGNQDEPLPVVSALTMTRNGNGVTLAKKFYDMGIHDGHHLKRMLLESVEENHTFGMVHPSSMHNILLRYWLAAEGIDPDQDVHLQTILPAQMIADLKAGSIDGYCVGEPWNLRAAMEGFGFTVATDLEVWNGHPGKVLGVREDWANAYPNSHIALVKALLEACQYCADANNQEEIRTILSDRKYLSTNIDYIQLGDPNSYSCNLEKSVEYAHHRFYGDGMNRPSRTEHLWMMTQMARWGDIPFPRNWVEILERVCRVGVFSTACRELGLSDLKYRREAIKLFDGVPFDGEDPIGYLNHLEIKRNITMAEIPLNSRILIAA is encoded by the coding sequence ATGTCAGTTTTTGTCGCTGTTGATAATATTGAAAAAGTATTTCCTCTCACTGGTGGAGGTGAATATTTAGCATTAAAAGGAATTAATTTAGAAATTAAAAAAGGTGAATTTATTTCTTTAATTGGTCACTCTGGTTGCGGTAAGTCCACCCTATTAAATATGATTGCTGGTTTAGATTTACCCAGTGAAGGAATTGTAACTTTAGAAGGGCAAAAAATTCAAAAACCAGGTCCTGAAAGGATGGTTATTTTTCAAAGTTATTGTCTTTTACCTTGGTTAACTGTTCGTCAAAATATTGCTTTAGCAGTTGATCAAGTTATGGCTACTTTTTCCCAATCTGAACGAGATGAAATCATTGAAGAACACATCGACTTAGTGGGTTTACGTCATGCCGTTGATAAGTTACCTAATCAGTTATCTGGGGGGATGAGACAACGAGTTGCCATTGCTCGTGCTTTATCTATTCGTCCTAAATTACTTTTATTAGATGAGCCTTTTGGAGCTTTAGATGCTTTAACCAGAGGCAATTTACAAGAACAGTTAATGCAGATTTGCGATCGCTATCAAATCACGGGAATTATGGTAACTCATGACGTGGATGAAGCCGTCTTATTATCTGATAAAATCGTCATGTTAACGAACGGGCCAGGATCAAAAATTGGCGGTATTTTAGAAGTAGATATTCCTCGTCCTCGCCAAAGAATGGAAGTAGTAAATCATCCTAGTTATTACAGTTTAAGAAGCGAAATTATTTACTTTTTAAACCAACAAAAACGCATCAAAAAAATTCGAGCTCAAAAACAAGGAGTTATCTCTCGACATGGCTTAGAAAAAGTTAATTTAGAAATCGGTTTTGTACCTTTAACTGCTTGTGCACCCTTAGCGATCGCGAAAGAAAAAGGATTTTTTGTCAAACATGGCTTAGATGAAGTTAATTTAGTCAGAGAAACCAGTTGGCGAGGAATTGTTGACGGTATCGCTGGAGGTTATTTAGATGCGGCTCAAATGCCAGCAGGAATGCCAACTTGGTTGACGGTTGGTGGCAATCAAGATGAACCTTTGCCCGTTGTAAGTGCTTTGACGATGACTCGTAATGGCAATGGTGTAACTCTCGCTAAAAAATTTTATGACATGGGAATCCACGATGGCCATCATCTTAAAAGAATGTTATTGGAATCTGTGGAAGAAAATCATACTTTTGGGATGGTACATCCATCATCTATGCACAATATTTTACTACGATATTGGTTAGCCGCCGAAGGTATAGATCCAGATCAAGATGTACACTTACAGACTATTCTCCCGGCACAAATGATCGCCGATTTAAAAGCAGGTAGTATTGATGGTTACTGTGTAGGTGAACCTTGGAATTTACGAGCGGCGATGGAAGGATTTGGCTTCACCGTAGCCACAGATTTAGAGGTATGGAATGGACATCCGGGGAAAGTATTAGGGGTGAGGGAAGATTGGGCAAACGCCTATCCTAACAGCCATATAGCCCTTGTCAAAGCACTTTTAGAAGCCTGTCAATATTGTGCTGATGCTAATAATCAAGAGGAAATACGCACTATTTTAAGCGATCGCAAATATTTAAGTACGAATATTGATTACATTCAACTAGGCGATCCCAATTCTTATAGTTGCAACTTAGAAAAATCTGTCGAATATGCCCACCATCGGTTTTATGGAGACGGCATGAATCGTCCAAGTCGTACAGAACATTTATGGATGATGACGCAAATGGCACGATGGGGCGATATTCCTTTTCCTCGCAATTGGGTAGAAATTTTAGAAAGAGTATGTCGGGTTGGTGTTTTTAGTACAGCTTGTCGTGAATTGGGATTAAGTGACTTAAAATATCGCCGAGAAGCCATCAAACTATTTGACGGTGTGCCTTTTGACGGTGAAGATCCCATCGGTTATTTAAACCATCTTGAAATTAAGCGTAATATTACCATGGCAGAAATTCCTTTAAATAGTCGTATTTTAATTGCCGCCTAA
- a CDS encoding nitrate ABC transporter ATP-binding protein (This model describes the ATP binding subunits of ATP-binding cassette (ABC) transporters for nitrate transport, or for bicarbonate transport, in bacteria and archaea.), with amino-acid sequence MEKQLYQDSFLTIENVSKVYPTPTGSYTVLQDVNLNVNQGEFICVIGHSGCGKSTLLNMVSGFAQPTSGSVNLKGKPITKPGPDRMVVFQNYALLPWLTVFENVYLAIDSVYPQKKEAEKRAIVREHLALVGLTEAADKKPTQISGGMKQRTSIARALAIRPEVLILDEPFGALDPITKEELQEELLNIWNEYRCNVLMITHDIDEALFLADRLVMMTNGPSATIGEVLNIPFPRPRDRERIMEDPTYYDLRNYALDFLYNRFAHDDVA; translated from the coding sequence ATGGAAAAACAACTCTATCAAGACTCATTTTTAACCATCGAAAATGTTTCTAAAGTATATCCAACTCCCACAGGAAGTTACACCGTTCTTCAAGACGTTAATTTGAATGTTAATCAAGGAGAATTTATCTGTGTAATTGGTCATTCTGGTTGTGGGAAGTCCACTCTTTTAAATATGGTTTCTGGCTTTGCTCAACCCACTTCAGGATCAGTTAATTTGAAAGGTAAACCCATTACTAAACCCGGACCCGATCGTATGGTAGTATTTCAGAATTATGCTCTTTTACCTTGGTTAACGGTATTTGAAAACGTCTATCTAGCCATTGACTCCGTCTATCCTCAAAAAAAAGAAGCCGAAAAAAGAGCGATCGTTAGAGAACATTTAGCATTAGTTGGTTTAACGGAAGCTGCCGACAAGAAACCTACCCAAATTTCAGGAGGTATGAAGCAACGTACTTCGATCGCCCGTGCTTTAGCTATACGTCCTGAAGTACTTATTTTAGATGAACCTTTTGGAGCATTAGATCCTATCACTAAAGAAGAATTACAAGAAGAATTACTTAACATTTGGAATGAATATCGTTGTAATGTTTTAATGATTACCCATGATATTGATGAAGCCTTGTTTTTAGCCGATCGACTCGTTATGATGACTAATGGTCCTTCTGCTACTATTGGTGAAGTATTAAATATACCTTTTCCTCGTCCTCGTGACAGAGAACGTATTATGGAAGATCCAACATACTATGATTTGCGTAATTATGCTTTAGATTTTCTCTATAATCGTTTTGCCCACGATGATGTGGCTTAA
- a CDS encoding cyclic nucleotide-binding domain-containing protein, producing MFNKTPEKTMHSVRWILTTAWFLIILSLFYDPISPFLTSPDNLASPLRVNLDTCVAVQGNCLEKNAYYLGAPIFWGIVVPSSIFILLIFGHELWRRICPLSFLSQIPRALGWQRKIKRVSANGSVRFEIPRIDKNSWLGRNYLYLQMSWFFIGLCSRILFVNADRLALAIWLLFTIFIAIFIGYFFGGKSWCNYFCPMSPVQKIYGEPQGLFTSKAHIGDDKITQSMCRIIEDNQEKSACIACQSPCIDIDSERSYWDSINQTDRQLLYYGYFGLVIGYFLYYYLYAGNWDYYFSGIWAYEKDQLNTLLNPGFYLFNQPINIPKIIAVPLTLGMFTFISYFLGKSIEKFYQNKYKNKISPELVRHRIFTILTFIIFDFFFIFAGRSWLTLLPIKIQYIWDFALVFLSSIWVYQTWRRSPEIYSKESLATRFRKQLTKLGLNIGRFLDGKSLENLNTDEVYVLAKVLPGFSKDKRQEVYKGVLKESLEEGYVNTVSSLEVLEQLRSELSITDDEHRTILTELGVEDPSLLDPSKLHSVENSVRLTGYRKALERMLSLQQKASLDELLENNSQDIRKLRQEYCITYQEEEEILHGLQPESGIIARSEHIISQLEQLIERYHALNQPRFLPQGDILNLLRKTVRQKKRLLVRGLLEIIENCEDLTIAREIARRLGNISPGVLPDILENPTSNWYYRLQPEILNLLSQPTNTIPTCSLDIDIQTIISHLQGLLMESNPITQAISLYILAQIDLKLAQAEAQELLVIKNHFLVQETANTLLKSDTLNLSNFNTLEKLIYLGNANFFEEIHSNTLIALAELSYFNNYQENQVISDEGDTCRELLLLISGRVEIILSRENDTPIISSLLPGQILDELEVLSHGKQSGKIIAKTNPTKILAVAIDSFDDILEEDHEFSRRILELETNRLKQLITK from the coding sequence ATGTTTAATAAAACTCCAGAAAAAACTATGCACTCTGTTAGGTGGATCTTAACAACTGCTTGGTTTTTGATCATTCTATCTTTATTTTATGATCCGATTTCTCCTTTTTTAACTTCTCCGGATAATTTAGCTAGTCCATTAAGGGTTAATTTAGATACTTGTGTGGCAGTTCAAGGTAATTGTTTAGAAAAAAATGCTTATTATTTAGGTGCTCCTATTTTTTGGGGAATTGTTGTCCCTAGTTCTATCTTTATTCTCCTTATTTTTGGTCATGAATTATGGCGTAGAATTTGCCCTTTATCTTTCCTTTCTCAAATTCCTAGAGCGTTGGGTTGGCAACGTAAAATTAAACGGGTTAGTGCCAATGGTTCAGTACGTTTTGAGATACCTAGAATTGATAAAAATTCATGGCTAGGACGTAATTATTTATATTTACAAATGAGCTGGTTTTTTATCGGTTTATGCTCTCGTATTCTCTTTGTTAATGCCGATAGATTAGCCCTAGCTATTTGGTTATTATTTACTATTTTTATTGCTATTTTTATTGGTTATTTTTTCGGTGGAAAATCTTGGTGTAATTATTTTTGTCCCATGTCTCCTGTTCAAAAAATTTATGGTGAACCTCAAGGATTATTTACCAGTAAAGCTCATATTGGAGATGATAAGATTACTCAATCTATGTGCCGAATTATTGAAGACAATCAAGAAAAAAGTGCCTGTATTGCTTGTCAAAGTCCTTGTATTGATATTGACTCCGAAAGAAGTTATTGGGATAGTATCAATCAAACCGATCGTCAATTATTATATTATGGTTATTTTGGTTTAGTGATCGGTTATTTTCTTTACTATTACTTATATGCTGGTAATTGGGATTACTATTTTTCTGGTATTTGGGCTTATGAAAAAGATCAACTAAATACTCTTTTAAATCCCGGGTTTTATCTTTTTAATCAACCTATTAATATTCCTAAAATTATCGCTGTACCCCTAACATTGGGAATGTTTACCTTTATCAGTTATTTTCTAGGTAAAAGTATCGAAAAATTTTATCAAAATAAATATAAAAATAAAATTTCACCAGAGTTAGTTAGACATCGAATATTTACTATTTTAACCTTTATAATTTTTGATTTTTTCTTTATTTTTGCTGGTAGATCATGGTTAACTTTATTACCGATAAAAATTCAATATATTTGGGATTTTGCTTTAGTTTTCTTAAGTTCAATTTGGGTATATCAAACATGGAGAAGAAGTCCAGAAATTTACTCCAAAGAAAGTTTAGCAACTCGTTTTAGAAAACAGTTAACAAAATTAGGTTTAAATATTGGTCGTTTTTTAGATGGAAAATCCCTCGAAAATCTTAATACTGATGAGGTTTATGTCTTAGCAAAAGTTTTACCCGGATTTAGTAAAGATAAACGTCAAGAAGTTTATAAAGGGGTTTTAAAAGAATCTTTAGAAGAAGGCTATGTTAACACTGTTAGCAGTTTAGAAGTTTTAGAACAATTACGATCAGAATTGAGTATTACAGACGATGAACATCGCACCATTTTAACAGAATTAGGTGTAGAAGATCCCTCTTTGCTTGATCCTTCCAAACTACATTCTGTCGAAAATTCTGTACGGTTAACTGGTTATCGCAAAGCCTTAGAAAGAATGTTATCTTTACAGCAAAAGGCTTCCCTTGACGAACTTTTAGAAAATAATTCTCAGGATATACGCAAATTACGTCAAGAATATTGTATTACTTACCAAGAAGAAGAAGAAATTTTACATGGTTTACAGCCAGAATCAGGAATAATTGCACGATCAGAGCATATAATATCACAACTAGAACAATTAATTGAACGTTACCACGCCCTCAATCAACCTCGTTTTCTTCCCCAAGGAGACATTTTGAACTTGTTAAGAAAAACTGTTAGACAGAAAAAACGTCTTTTAGTGAGAGGATTATTAGAAATTATTGAAAATTGTGAAGATTTAACTATTGCTCGGGAAATTGCCCGTAGATTAGGAAATATTTCTCCCGGTGTTTTGCCAGATATTTTAGAAAATCCCACTTCTAATTGGTATTATCGATTACAACCAGAAATTTTAAATTTATTAAGCCAACCTACCAATACAATTCCAACTTGTTCGTTAGATATTGACATACAGACAATTATCAGTCATTTACAAGGGTTATTAATGGAATCCAATCCTATTACTCAAGCTATTAGTCTTTATATTCTGGCACAAATTGATTTAAAATTAGCACAAGCAGAAGCTCAAGAATTATTAGTAATAAAAAATCATTTTTTAGTCCAAGAAACTGCTAATACTTTACTAAAGTCTGACACACTAAATCTATCTAATTTTAACACATTAGAAAAATTAATTTACTTAGGTAATGCTAACTTTTTTGAGGAGATTCATAGCAATACTTTAATAGCATTAGCTGAATTATCTTACTTTAATAATTATCAAGAAAATCAGGTTATTTCTGATGAAGGAGATACTTGTAGAGAACTATTATTATTAATTAGTGGTAGAGTAGAAATTATTTTATCTCGTGAAAATGATACTCCCATTATTTCTAGTTTATTACCTGGACAAATTCTCGATGAATTAGAAGTTTTATCTCATGGAAAACAGTCTGGAAAAATTATTGCAAAAACTAATCCTACAAAAATTTTAGCTGTAGCAATAGATAGTTTTGACGATATTTTGGAGGAAGATCATGAATTTTCTCGCCGTATTTTAGAATTAGAAACTAACCGTCTAAAACAACTGATTACAAAATAA
- a CDS encoding aldo/keto reductase — protein MEYRRFGRTELQMPVFSCGGMRYQYKWQDVQISEIPEDNQRNLEATIKKSVELGINHIETARFYGSSEIQLGQILPKLPREKLIIQTKIAPEEDSKIFRANFEKSLRYLNVDYVDLLGLHGINTLQLLDYSTRSSGCLEEAKKLQEEGKVRFIGFSTHAPTDLIIKTIQTNQFDYINLHWYWIYQKNWEAILEANRHDMGVFIISPSNKGGMLYQSPSTLKKLTKPLSPMVFNNLFCLSHPQVHTLSIGASQPSDFEEHLETLPLLSQSQKLLSPIIKRLENHAEKVLGEEWLRNWEIGLPNHEETPGNINIPMILWLRNLAVAYDLVEYGKMRYNLLGNGGHWFPGQKADKLNEFDLKKCLINSPYKDQIPKFLAEAERILGGQEVKRLSQS, from the coding sequence ATGGAATATCGCCGATTTGGTAGAACAGAATTACAAATGCCCGTGTTTTCCTGTGGAGGAATGCGTTATCAATATAAATGGCAAGATGTGCAAATAAGTGAGATTCCCGAAGATAATCAACGTAATTTAGAGGCAACTATCAAGAAAAGTGTTGAATTGGGTATAAATCATATTGAAACGGCTAGATTTTATGGCTCATCAGAGATACAATTAGGGCAAATTCTACCAAAATTACCACGAGAAAAATTAATTATTCAAACAAAAATTGCTCCGGAAGAAGATAGTAAAATTTTTAGAGCCAATTTTGAAAAATCTCTACGTTATCTCAATGTTGATTATGTGGATTTACTCGGTTTACATGGCATTAATACTCTACAATTGTTGGATTATAGCACTCGATCGAGCGGTTGTTTAGAGGAGGCTAAAAAACTTCAAGAGGAAGGGAAAGTAAGATTTATTGGTTTTTCTACCCATGCACCAACAGATTTAATTATTAAAACCATTCAAACGAATCAATTTGATTATATAAATTTACATTGGTATTGGATCTATCAAAAAAATTGGGAGGCAATATTAGAAGCTAATCGTCATGATATGGGGGTTTTTATCATTAGTCCATCAAATAAAGGAGGAATGCTTTATCAATCGCCATCAACCTTAAAAAAATTAACAAAACCTCTCTCTCCGATGGTTTTTAATAATCTATTTTGTTTATCTCATCCTCAAGTACATACTTTAAGTATAGGTGCGAGTCAACCTTCAGATTTTGAAGAACATTTAGAAACGTTGCCATTATTATCTCAAAGTCAAAAACTATTATCACCTATTATTAAGAGATTAGAAAATCACGCTGAAAAAGTTTTAGGAGAAGAATGGTTAAGGAATTGGGAAATTGGCTTACCTAATCATGAAGAAACCCCCGGAAATATCAATATTCCTATGATTTTATGGTTAAGAAATTTAGCAGTTGCTTATGACTTAGTTGAATATGGCAAAATGCGTTATAACTTATTAGGAAATGGAGGACATTGGTTTCCCGGACAAAAAGCAGATAAATTGAATGAATTCGACTTAAAAAAATGTCTAATTAATAGTCCTTATAAAGACCAAATACCGAAGTTTCTAGCAGAAGCAGAGAGAATTTTAGGAGGACAAGAAGTTAAGCGTTTATCACAAAGCTAG
- a CDS encoding NAD-dependent epimerase/dehydratase family protein, which translates to MKALVIGGDGYCGWATALHLSNKGYDVAILDNLGRRHWDDKLGVHTLTPIASIQQRIKRWYELTGKKIELFIGDITNYDFLIKAFRQFEPESIVHFGEQRSAPYSMIDREHAVFTQVNNVVGTLNILYAIKEEFPDSHLVKLGTMGEYGTPNIDIEEGYIEIEHNGRKDVLPYPKQPGSFYHLSKVHDSHNIHFACKVWGIRATDLNQGVVYGVLTEETGIDELLINRLDYDGVFGTALNRFCIQAAIEHPLTVYGSGGQTRAFLDIRDTVRCMELAIANPAEAGKFRVFNQFTELFSINDLANMVQKASATLGLKVEVNNIQNPRVELEEHYFNAKNTNLLDLGLKPHYLSDSLLDSLLNFAQKYKGRVDMEQILPKVSWRR; encoded by the coding sequence ATGAAAGCATTAGTAATAGGCGGAGACGGTTATTGCGGTTGGGCAACAGCACTCCATTTATCAAATAAAGGTTATGATGTCGCTATTCTCGATAATTTAGGTCGTCGTCATTGGGATGATAAATTAGGGGTACACACTTTAACCCCTATTGCCTCGATTCAACAACGGATTAAACGTTGGTATGAGTTAACTGGTAAAAAAATTGAGCTTTTTATAGGAGATATTACTAACTACGATTTCCTAATAAAAGCCTTTCGTCAATTTGAGCCTGAGTCGATCGTACATTTTGGGGAACAACGTAGCGCACCTTACTCTATGATTGATAGAGAACACGCTGTATTTACCCAAGTTAATAACGTAGTAGGTACTTTAAATATTCTCTACGCTATAAAAGAGGAGTTTCCTGATTCTCACCTCGTCAAATTAGGTACTATGGGGGAATATGGGACTCCCAATATTGATATTGAAGAAGGTTATATCGAAATTGAACATAACGGGCGTAAAGATGTTTTACCTTATCCTAAGCAACCCGGTAGTTTTTATCATTTAAGTAAAGTTCACGATAGCCACAATATCCATTTTGCCTGTAAAGTCTGGGGGATACGTGCTACTGATTTAAATCAAGGAGTTGTCTATGGTGTGTTAACAGAAGAAACTGGTATAGATGAACTACTCATTAATCGTCTTGACTATGATGGAGTTTTTGGTACTGCTTTGAACCGTTTTTGTATTCAGGCGGCGATCGAACATCCTTTAACAGTGTATGGTAGTGGTGGGCAAACTCGTGCTTTTCTCGATATTCGTGATACTGTTCGATGTATGGAGTTGGCGATCGCTAATCCTGCGGAAGCAGGAAAATTCCGAGTATTTAACCAATTTACTGAATTATTTAGTATTAATGATTTGGCAAATATGGTACAAAAAGCTAGTGCAACTTTAGGATTAAAAGTTGAAGTCAACAATATTCAAAATCCAAGAGTTGAATTAGAAGAACACTACTTCAATGCTAAAAATACCAACTTATTAGATTTAGGTTTAAAACCTCACTATTTATCAGATTCTCTCCTTGATTCTTTACTTAATTTTGCACAGAAGTATAAGGGGAGAGTTGATATGGAACAAATTTTACCTAAAGTTTCTTGGAGACGTTAA
- a CDS encoding HEAT repeat domain-containing protein: protein MSKVDLTEICSKLESSNSKDRLLALASLREVEAEDAVPLIKKVIDDEMLPVRSMAIFALGVKKTDECLPILVKLLETDPDYGIRADAAGALGYLRDIGAFEALVRSFYEDTQWLVRFSAAVSLGNLGDIRAKQVLLEALHSGETVLQQAAISALGEIKAEDCIEEILTFAQSEDWLIRQRLAESLGNFNTQKSISALKYLAKDVNPQVSQAANYSLKKFNF, encoded by the coding sequence ATGAGTAAGGTTGACTTAACTGAAATATGCAGTAAATTGGAAAGTAGTAATTCTAAAGATAGACTATTAGCTCTTGCATCCTTAAGAGAAGTAGAAGCAGAAGATGCTGTACCTTTAATTAAGAAAGTAATAGATGATGAAATGTTACCAGTGCGTTCTATGGCAATATTCGCTTTAGGAGTAAAAAAAACTGATGAATGTTTACCTATCTTAGTAAAATTATTAGAAACAGATCCAGACTATGGTATTCGTGCAGATGCCGCAGGTGCTTTAGGTTATTTAAGAGATATAGGTGCTTTTGAGGCTTTAGTACGATCGTTCTATGAAGATACACAATGGTTAGTAAGATTTAGTGCCGCAGTATCTTTAGGAAATTTAGGAGATATTAGAGCAAAACAAGTACTATTAGAGGCTTTACATAGCGGTGAAACAGTTTTGCAACAAGCGGCTATTTCAGCATTAGGAGAAATAAAAGCAGAGGATTGTATTGAAGAAATATTGACATTTGCACAGTCAGAAGACTGGTTAATTCGTCAAAGATTAGCAGAATCATTGGGTAATTTTAACACTCAAAAAAGTATTTCTGCCTTGAAATATTTAGCGAAAGATGTTAATCCTCAAGTTTCCCAAGCTGCCAATTATTCTCTTAAAAAATTTAATTTTTAG